From the Hylaeus volcanicus isolate JK05 chromosome 4, UHH_iyHylVolc1.0_haploid, whole genome shotgun sequence genome, one window contains:
- the LOC128874898 gene encoding JNK-interacting protein 3 isoform X6, with protein MSQIEMDQETVYGTHEDSHVVMSEKVQSLAGSIYQEFEKMIARYDHDVVKDLMPLLVNVLECLDISYTENQEREVELELLREDNEQLVTQYEREKQLRKTSDQKLLELEDAAEDERKELLAKIDSLESIARMLELKTKNSHDHGTNVNGTTSPFLHRTSLYIVRLEEKEAELKREYTRLHERYTELFKTHVDYMERTKMLVGSTERLENATSGRGPSRLPSLGLAHMSRSSGPLSYGFQSLEASINAEEIQEDSPPNAANLRTEMLDSSSEAAIETSDKSQLTDKPAQANKTTAISRHESPETEIHPLLVTPTSPTIVEKLATTPSGRSRTEREQRSANTLYQELSFQDADALGEMDEGADITGSWVHPGEYASSVNDNFFGMGKEVENLIMENNELLATKNALNIVKDDLIIKVDELTSEQEILREEVRGLQQARERSRQKIATLEEELKKVKEEAEAAAKAAKSDDEEDVPLAQRKRFTRVEMARVLMERNQYKERFMELQEAVRWTEMIRATKTDPASISEGKGSVWKFFSSLFTGPGDRGALVRGPHTLPHIRYSAPTNQVVPASPLDTMRRRMVKGRHEFFDQGDTISSEKLVARRANERKEQYRKVRAHVRKEDGRLQAYGWSLPGKPSAPVRQPVPVPVYCRPLQESEPGMKIWCGAGVNLSGGKTRDGGCMVGGSVFYAAEAREVSTNSKTDAEDAIEHLDKELQESENQRVEAEHLQQQLSSLVWICTSTQKMSKVTVIDANNPAEILDVFNVCQGHLLCIASVLGAEESDYAQTVSEDVVRTANGVTDNDGHEVNASSSAGQNNQKSKQETQASSEKKTEPDSVSEDQNNENLEKSDDTNQNTTTEPQSLESVDSETSNLGKVHFVKVNPETPSSRMKEDESTNEERQSDEVEEGTPIEKMSSIQPTMWLGAQNGAVFVHSGVANWSVCLHSVVLKDAALAIVHIQGRVLVALADGTVALFKRGADGQWDLSQYHVITLGSPQHSIRCMTAVSGKTVWCGYRNKIHVIDPVSMIVECTVDAHPRRESQVRQLAWLGEGVWVSIRLDSTLRLYHAHTYQHLQDVDIEPYVSKMLGTGKLGFSFVRITALLISSNRLWIGTGNGVIISVPLSESAGGSMAVSRIQAGSGKSDAPGMGVRIFASDRGVTPGSFIPYCSMAHAQLSFHGHRDAVKMFVAVPGHGGQSAVSDGSQPAMLVLSGGEGYIDFRVDEEEDESDVATHLIVWQLVR; from the exons ATGAGTCAAATAGAAATGGATCAAGAAACGGTATACGGGACTCACGAAGACAGCCATGTGGTTATGTCTGAGAAAGTTCAGAGCTTGGCTGGTAGTATTTATCAGGAATTTGAGAAGATGATAGCTCGTTATGATCATGATGTGGTCAAGGACCTAATGCCTCTTCTAGTCAATGTTCTAGAATGTCTAGACATATCTTATACAGAAAATCAAGAACGCGAAGTTGAATTAGAACTATTAAGGGAAGACAACGAACAATTGGTTACACAATATGAAAGGGAAAAACAATTACGAAAAACATCTGATCAG AAACTGCTTGAGCTAGAAGATGCTGCAgaagatgaaagaaaagaacttTTAGCAAAAATTGATAGTTTGGAATCAATAGCAAGGATGTTGGAATTGAAGACAAAGAATTCACATGATCACGGTACAAATGTCAATGGCACTACCAGTCCATTCCTTCACAGAACATCCCTCTACA TCGTTCGTCTTGAAGAAAAAGAGGCGGAACTAAAACGAGAATATACCCGGCTGCATGAGAGATACacggaattatttaaaacgcATGTAGATTATATggaaagaacaaaaatgttagTTGGAAGCACGGAAAGATTAGAAAATGCAACCAGTGGTCGTGGTCCATCTCGTTTACCATCTCTTGGGCTGGCTCATATGTCTAGAAGTTCAGGGCCATTAAGTTATGGTTTTCAGAGTTTGGAAGCTAGTATTAATGCAGAAGAGATTCAAGAAGATAGTCCACCAAATGCTGCCAATTTAAGAACTGAAATGTTGGATAGCAGTAGTGAAGCTGCTATAGAAACTTCTGATAAGAGTCAGTTAACGGATAAACCAGCACAAGCAAACAAAACAACAGCCATTTCTAGAC ATGAGAGTCCAGAAACTGAAATACATCCGCTATTGGTTACACCTACGTCACCAACGATAGTAGAAAAATTAGCTACCACTCCAAGTGGAAGATCTAGAACAGAACGAGAGCAACGAAGTGCCAATACATTGTACCAAGAACTCAGTTTTCAGGATGCTGATGCGTTAGGTGAAATGGACGAAGGAGCAGACATCActg GTAGTTGGGTTCATCCCGGAGAGTACGCATCGTCGG TCAATGACAACTTTTTTG GAATGGGCAAAGAAGTGGAGAACCttattatggaaaataatgaacTTTTGGCCACAAA AAATGCGCTCAACATTGTTAAAGATGACTTAATCATCAAAGTGGATGAGTTAacaag CGAGCAAGAAATATTACGGGAAGAAGTTCGGGGTTTGCAACAAGCTAGGGAACGTTCACGGCAAAAAATCGCTACCcttgaagaagaattaaaaaaagttaaggAAGAAGCAGAAGCAGCAGCAAAAGCAGCCAAGAGCGACGACGAGGAGGATGTGCCATTGGCACAAAGAAAAAGGTTTACAAGAGTAGAAATGGCCAGAGTACTCATGGAAAGAAACCAGTATAAGGAACGATTCATGGAACTTCAAGAAGCTGTTAGATGGACAGAAATGATAAGAGCCACCAAGACTGATCCTGCCAGTATATCAGAGGGAAAAGGTTCGGTGTGGAAGTT TTTTAGTAGTCTCTTCACAGGCCCTGGAGATCGGGGAGCCTTGGTTCGAGGACCACACACATTACCACACATTAGATACAGCGCGCCAACAAATCAAGTCGTTCCCGCATCACCTTTGGATACCATGCGTAGACGTATGGTGAAAGGTCGCCATGAGTTTTTCGACCAGGGAGACACCAT ATCGTCCGAAAAACTTGTAGCTAGACGTGCAAACGAACGAAAAGAGCAATATCGGAAAGTTCGCGCTCATGTTAGAAAGGAAGATGGACGATTGCAAGCTTATGGCTGGAGTTTACCAGGCAAACCAAGTGCTCCAGTTAGGCAACCCGTACCTGTGCCAGTTTATTGCAGACCTTTGCAGGAATCAGAACCTGGGATGAAG ATATGGTGCGGCGCTGGCGTGAATCTAAGCGGTGGTAAAACACGCGACGGTGGTTGCATGGTTGGAGGGAGCGTGTTTTATGCCGCAGAAGCTCGAGAAGTAAGTACTAATTCAAAAACTGATGCTGAAGATGCTATTGAACATTTGGATAAGGAGCTGCAAGAAAGTGAAAATCAGAGAGTAGAGGCAGAACATTTACAACAACAACTAAGTTCGTTGGTTTGGATCTGCACATCGACACAAAAGATGTCGAAAGTTACTGTGATAGATGCTAACAATCCAGCCGAAATTTTGGATGTTTTTAATGTATGCCAAGGACATTTACTTTGCATTGCGAGTGTACTTGGAGCCGAGGAGAGTGATTATGCTCAAACCGTTAGCGAAGACGTAGTTCGAACTGCGAATGGGGTAACCGATAACGATGGTCACGAAGTAAATGCGAGTTCAAGTGCTGGACAAAATAACCAGAAAAGTAAACAGGAAACTCAAGCCTCGTCTGAGAAGAAAACAGAACCGGATAGTGTCTCTGAAGACCAGAACAACGAAAATCTTGAGAAGTCGGATGACACTAATCAGAATACAACTACCGAGCCACAAAGTTTAGAAAGTGTAGACAGTGAAACGTCAAATCTCGGCAAAGTGCATTTTGTTAAAGTTAACCCAGAAACACCCTCCTCCCGGATGAAGGAAGACGAGAGTACAAATGAAGAAAGGCAAAGTGACGAAGTTGAAGAAGGTACTCCTATAGaaaaaatgtcttcgataCAGCCGACAATGTGGCTTGGCGCTCAAAATGGTGCAGTGTTCGTTCATTCGGGTGTGGCTAACTGGTCGGTCTGTTTGCATTCTGTTGTATTGAAGGATGCCGCGCTGGCTATTGT ACATATACAAGGTCGAGTTCTTGTCGCTCTTGCCGATGGAACTGTTGCATTATTTAAAAGAGGTGCGGACGGACAATGGGATCTATCTCAATATCATGTGATTACCTTGGGTAGCCCACAACATTCAATCAGGTGCATGACTGCTGTTAGTGGCAAAACTGTATGGTGCGGTTATAGAAATAAGATTCACGTAATAGATCCAGTTTCCATGATTGTCGAG TGCACTGTAGATGCTCACCCCCGTCGAGAATCGCAAGTGAGACAGTTAGCTTGGTTGGGTGAAGGAGTCTGGGTCAGCATTAGATTAGACTCGACGCTAAGACTCTATCACGCTCATACTTATCAACATCTTCAAGATGTCGATATCGAGCCTTACGTTAGCAAAATGCTTGGGACTGGGAAGCTTGGCTTTTCTTTTGTAAGAATTACCGCGTTACTCATTTCGTCGAATAGGCTGTGGATTGGCACTGGAAACGGTGTGATAATTTCTGTTCCTTTATCTGAAA GTGCTGGTGGTTCAATGGCGGTGTCCCGAATTCAAGCAGGAAGTGGTAAAAGTGATGCACCAGGGATGGGTGTCAGAATTTTTGCGTCAGACCGTGGTGTTACGCCTGGAAGTTTTATACCTTATTGCAGTATGGCTCATGCACAACTTAGTTTTCATGGACATAGAGATGCAGTTAAAATGTTCGTTGCTGTACCTG GTCACGGTGGACAGAGTGCCGTGTCTGATGGTTCTCAACCAGCCATGCTTGTCCTTTCAGGAGGTGAAGGATACATCGACTTCAGAGTTG ATGAGGAGGAAGACGAGAGTGACGTGGCGACTCATCTGATTGTATGGCAGTTGGTCAG GTGA
- the LOC128874898 gene encoding C-Jun-amino-terminal kinase-interacting protein 4 isoform X4 — MSQIEMDQETVYGTHEDSHVVMSEKVQSLAGSIYQEFEKMIARYDHDVVKDLMPLLVNVLECLDISYTENQEREVELELLREDNEQLVTQYEREKQLRKTSDQKLLELEDAAEDERKELLAKIDSLESIARMLELKTKNSHDHGTNVNGTTSPFLHRTSLYIVRLEEKEAELKREYTRLHERYTELFKTHVDYMERTKMLVGSTERLENATSGRGPSRLPSLGLAHMSRSSGPLSYGFQSLEASINAEEIQEDSPPNAANLRTEMLDSSSEAAIETSDKSQLTDKPAQANKTTAISRHESPETEIHPLLVTPTSPTIVEKLATTPSGRSRTEREQRSANTLYQELSFQDADALGEMDEGADITGMGKEVENLIMENNELLATKNALNIVKDDLIIKVDELTSEQEILREEVRGLQQARERSRQKIATLEEELKKVKEEAEAAAKAAKSDDEEDVPLAQRKRFTRVEMARVLMERNQYKERFMELQEAVRWTEMIRATKTDPASISEGKGSVWKFFSSLFTGPGDRGALVRGPHTLPHIRYSAPTNQVVPASPLDTMRRRMVKGRHEFFDQGDTISSEKLVARRANERKEQYRKVRAHVRKEDGRLQAYGWSLPGKPSAPVRQPVPVPVYCRPLQESEPGMKIWCGAGVNLSGGKTRDGGCMVGGSVFYAAEAREVSTNSKTDAEDAIEHLDKELQESENQRVEAEHLQQQLSSLVWICTSTQKMSKVTVIDANNPAEILDVFNVCQGHLLCIASVLGAEESDYAQTVSEDVVRTANGVTDNDGHEVNASSSAGQNNQKSKQETQASSEKKTEPDSVSEDQNNENLEKSDDTNQNTTTEPQSLESVDSETSNLGKVHFVKVNPETPSSRMKEDESTNEERQSDEVEEGTPIEKMSSIQPTMWLGAQNGAVFVHSGVANWSVCLHSVVLKDAALAIVHIQGRVLVALADGTVALFKRGADGQWDLSQYHVITLGSPQHSIRCMTAVSGKTVWCGYRNKIHVIDPVSMIVECTVDAHPRRESQVRQLAWLGEGVWVSIRLDSTLRLYHAHTYQHLQDVDIEPYVSKMLGTGKLGFSFVRITALLISSNRLWIGTGNGVIISVPLSESAGGSMAVSRIQAGSGKSDAPGMGVRIFASDRGVTPGSFIPYCSMAHAQLSFHGHRDAVKMFVAVPGHGGQSAVSDGSQPAMLVLSGGEGYIDFRVGDGEETEDSMERSNSAVAVNAEEHGEQSHLIVWQVQCPVQVSMNG, encoded by the exons ATGAGTCAAATAGAAATGGATCAAGAAACGGTATACGGGACTCACGAAGACAGCCATGTGGTTATGTCTGAGAAAGTTCAGAGCTTGGCTGGTAGTATTTATCAGGAATTTGAGAAGATGATAGCTCGTTATGATCATGATGTGGTCAAGGACCTAATGCCTCTTCTAGTCAATGTTCTAGAATGTCTAGACATATCTTATACAGAAAATCAAGAACGCGAAGTTGAATTAGAACTATTAAGGGAAGACAACGAACAATTGGTTACACAATATGAAAGGGAAAAACAATTACGAAAAACATCTGATCAG AAACTGCTTGAGCTAGAAGATGCTGCAgaagatgaaagaaaagaacttTTAGCAAAAATTGATAGTTTGGAATCAATAGCAAGGATGTTGGAATTGAAGACAAAGAATTCACATGATCACGGTACAAATGTCAATGGCACTACCAGTCCATTCCTTCACAGAACATCCCTCTACA TCGTTCGTCTTGAAGAAAAAGAGGCGGAACTAAAACGAGAATATACCCGGCTGCATGAGAGATACacggaattatttaaaacgcATGTAGATTATATggaaagaacaaaaatgttagTTGGAAGCACGGAAAGATTAGAAAATGCAACCAGTGGTCGTGGTCCATCTCGTTTACCATCTCTTGGGCTGGCTCATATGTCTAGAAGTTCAGGGCCATTAAGTTATGGTTTTCAGAGTTTGGAAGCTAGTATTAATGCAGAAGAGATTCAAGAAGATAGTCCACCAAATGCTGCCAATTTAAGAACTGAAATGTTGGATAGCAGTAGTGAAGCTGCTATAGAAACTTCTGATAAGAGTCAGTTAACGGATAAACCAGCACAAGCAAACAAAACAACAGCCATTTCTAGAC ATGAGAGTCCAGAAACTGAAATACATCCGCTATTGGTTACACCTACGTCACCAACGATAGTAGAAAAATTAGCTACCACTCCAAGTGGAAGATCTAGAACAGAACGAGAGCAACGAAGTGCCAATACATTGTACCAAGAACTCAGTTTTCAGGATGCTGATGCGTTAGGTGAAATGGACGAAGGAGCAGACATCActg GAATGGGCAAAGAAGTGGAGAACCttattatggaaaataatgaacTTTTGGCCACAAA AAATGCGCTCAACATTGTTAAAGATGACTTAATCATCAAAGTGGATGAGTTAacaag CGAGCAAGAAATATTACGGGAAGAAGTTCGGGGTTTGCAACAAGCTAGGGAACGTTCACGGCAAAAAATCGCTACCcttgaagaagaattaaaaaaagttaaggAAGAAGCAGAAGCAGCAGCAAAAGCAGCCAAGAGCGACGACGAGGAGGATGTGCCATTGGCACAAAGAAAAAGGTTTACAAGAGTAGAAATGGCCAGAGTACTCATGGAAAGAAACCAGTATAAGGAACGATTCATGGAACTTCAAGAAGCTGTTAGATGGACAGAAATGATAAGAGCCACCAAGACTGATCCTGCCAGTATATCAGAGGGAAAAGGTTCGGTGTGGAAGTT TTTTAGTAGTCTCTTCACAGGCCCTGGAGATCGGGGAGCCTTGGTTCGAGGACCACACACATTACCACACATTAGATACAGCGCGCCAACAAATCAAGTCGTTCCCGCATCACCTTTGGATACCATGCGTAGACGTATGGTGAAAGGTCGCCATGAGTTTTTCGACCAGGGAGACACCAT ATCGTCCGAAAAACTTGTAGCTAGACGTGCAAACGAACGAAAAGAGCAATATCGGAAAGTTCGCGCTCATGTTAGAAAGGAAGATGGACGATTGCAAGCTTATGGCTGGAGTTTACCAGGCAAACCAAGTGCTCCAGTTAGGCAACCCGTACCTGTGCCAGTTTATTGCAGACCTTTGCAGGAATCAGAACCTGGGATGAAG ATATGGTGCGGCGCTGGCGTGAATCTAAGCGGTGGTAAAACACGCGACGGTGGTTGCATGGTTGGAGGGAGCGTGTTTTATGCCGCAGAAGCTCGAGAAGTAAGTACTAATTCAAAAACTGATGCTGAAGATGCTATTGAACATTTGGATAAGGAGCTGCAAGAAAGTGAAAATCAGAGAGTAGAGGCAGAACATTTACAACAACAACTAAGTTCGTTGGTTTGGATCTGCACATCGACACAAAAGATGTCGAAAGTTACTGTGATAGATGCTAACAATCCAGCCGAAATTTTGGATGTTTTTAATGTATGCCAAGGACATTTACTTTGCATTGCGAGTGTACTTGGAGCCGAGGAGAGTGATTATGCTCAAACCGTTAGCGAAGACGTAGTTCGAACTGCGAATGGGGTAACCGATAACGATGGTCACGAAGTAAATGCGAGTTCAAGTGCTGGACAAAATAACCAGAAAAGTAAACAGGAAACTCAAGCCTCGTCTGAGAAGAAAACAGAACCGGATAGTGTCTCTGAAGACCAGAACAACGAAAATCTTGAGAAGTCGGATGACACTAATCAGAATACAACTACCGAGCCACAAAGTTTAGAAAGTGTAGACAGTGAAACGTCAAATCTCGGCAAAGTGCATTTTGTTAAAGTTAACCCAGAAACACCCTCCTCCCGGATGAAGGAAGACGAGAGTACAAATGAAGAAAGGCAAAGTGACGAAGTTGAAGAAGGTACTCCTATAGaaaaaatgtcttcgataCAGCCGACAATGTGGCTTGGCGCTCAAAATGGTGCAGTGTTCGTTCATTCGGGTGTGGCTAACTGGTCGGTCTGTTTGCATTCTGTTGTATTGAAGGATGCCGCGCTGGCTATTGT ACATATACAAGGTCGAGTTCTTGTCGCTCTTGCCGATGGAACTGTTGCATTATTTAAAAGAGGTGCGGACGGACAATGGGATCTATCTCAATATCATGTGATTACCTTGGGTAGCCCACAACATTCAATCAGGTGCATGACTGCTGTTAGTGGCAAAACTGTATGGTGCGGTTATAGAAATAAGATTCACGTAATAGATCCAGTTTCCATGATTGTCGAG TGCACTGTAGATGCTCACCCCCGTCGAGAATCGCAAGTGAGACAGTTAGCTTGGTTGGGTGAAGGAGTCTGGGTCAGCATTAGATTAGACTCGACGCTAAGACTCTATCACGCTCATACTTATCAACATCTTCAAGATGTCGATATCGAGCCTTACGTTAGCAAAATGCTTGGGACTGGGAAGCTTGGCTTTTCTTTTGTAAGAATTACCGCGTTACTCATTTCGTCGAATAGGCTGTGGATTGGCACTGGAAACGGTGTGATAATTTCTGTTCCTTTATCTGAAA GTGCTGGTGGTTCAATGGCGGTGTCCCGAATTCAAGCAGGAAGTGGTAAAAGTGATGCACCAGGGATGGGTGTCAGAATTTTTGCGTCAGACCGTGGTGTTACGCCTGGAAGTTTTATACCTTATTGCAGTATGGCTCATGCACAACTTAGTTTTCATGGACATAGAGATGCAGTTAAAATGTTCGTTGCTGTACCTG GTCACGGTGGACAGAGTGCCGTGTCTGATGGTTCTCAACCAGCCATGCTTGTCCTTTCAGGAGGTGAAGGATACATCGACTTCAGAGTTG GTGATGGTGAAGAAACGGAAGACAGCATGGAGCGATCCAACAGCGCTGTTGCTGTGAACGCTGAGGAACACGGAGAACAGAGCCATTTGATAGTGTGGCAAGTTCAGTGTCCTGTACAAGTGTCTATGAATGGCTAG